Part of the Zingiber officinale cultivar Zhangliang chromosome 6A, Zo_v1.1, whole genome shotgun sequence genome, ATGCAAACAGATTCCCATTCTTCATACAAATCTTGCTGCCCATTGATATCATCAAGTCTATCCAGGGACCGCAGCATAGTGAGATAGCTAATATTGGTAGGTTTTTGAAAGACAGTCTTATAGGAATTCCATATTCTTTTCACCTCCTCGAAATTGTGAATCCTTGAAtataaattgattaaaaaatgatAAGGCTGACGATCTCGACCATCTATAAGCTTTTCAGACTTCTTGAGAGCAGACTCAGCTTTCGTGATTAGACCAGCTGAGCAATAAATGGAAGCTAAGGTACTGTATGCGGACCATCTCAACTTAATTTGTTTATCCTCCTCTGCTTCTTTTATAACTCGCTCTACTGATTCAATGTCATTCAATGAGGCATAGCAGTTCATCAGGATGCAGCAAGTAATCGTATCTGGAACTATGTTATCTAACTTCATCTCTTGGTACTGGGTGAGAACCTTCTCATGCTGGCCCAGCCTCATATAAAGGGACATTAAGTTGAAATGAACCTCAGTATTCGAGGCTATGTTCTGGTTCTTCATTTCATTGTAAAGAGAAATAGCTTTATCAACATTCTTATTTTTCTCTGAGCAATAACTACCCAAAAGGGCTCCATACGAGTGCCTATTTTTGGCTGGTTCAGGCAAGTCGGAAAAGTATTTCTCTGCTGCTTCGATACCCCTGACTTTAGCAATGAGGCCTAGGCGCATTGCATGAATGTCGTGAGTCATTTTTGTATGTTTAGTGTTTTCCATCCACTCCATGatctgtaaaaaaaataaaacatgaatgaCATTAAAAATTCCATGAGGAAATTAAAACAAATGAATAATAAATAATGAACCCAACAAACAGGAACTGAAATAGACAACATTAATCATGTATTTGATCTTTATCTTTATGAAAGAATTAGTGCTTTTTAGTCGTCAACAAATGGCAATTTCATACCAACttacaaaaaaaatacaaaattattttaaacactcGAGCAAAGGACCAAAATCAAACTCACATTTTTGGTCACCAACAAGTGGCAGTTTCATACCAACTTACCAAACTTTACTTTTAATTATACAAAATTACTTCTAAGCATTCAATAATGGGGCAAAACTAAATAAGGAACAAAAAACTAACAGGGCAGATGATCCACCAAGAAGTAATTAGGATGTCAAATTTATATCACATGGGTTCCCTATGTCTCATTTCAAGACCGTTTCATCCTTAGAATGCTCTACTGAACATAGAAGGTTGCATCCCCTCCCTaagaatttcaaataaattataaCTTCTCTGATCATTTTAGAGAGAAAGTTTTTATTCTCCTGAACATAACTATTTCCATTGTCTTCTCTTTCTCttgttatttatttaatttttcaactGCTCTCCATTGTAATCACTTGAAGATGAATTAGATTAACATAGAATAATATTGATCTCCAACTCGTACATCTTATGTGACACATCTGTTATTTATCTGCAAGACTTCTATTCAAGTCCATGTTACTTCCCTCCGTGCTCTTCCAGGTCAGCTACATGGATTTTATCCCTCCATGGGGGGTTTGTGTTTTGTTGAAACTTTTAGCATTTTGAACATCACTCACGCGACCCCTAAACTATGGTATCTACACCGCCCACATCAACACAAGTTTTCTTCACTTCAATTTTCCAACTATAATCAATCAACTCACACCCACATAAACGAAAAAAAGATGGGTCAATCTTTCTACAGCCTTTAGTTTCGGAATCAATGTTACATGGGCCAGTAATGGTGTTTGGGAACGCTAAACTTATACTGTACATAGCCTGGAGaagtaaaaaataatcaaaacacACCATCCTTTACTCAGGTAAGATGCATGCATGAAGCTGAAAGGGAATAGCAAAAAAATAAGGAGCTTTTGTTACCTCAAGGGCGTGCGCGTGGCGCCGGTACCTGCGGAATTCCTTAACGTACCTAATCAGCGCAGCCGCGCGCACAGGCCTCCCTTCATTCACCCACTTGTCCAGCGTCATCGTGACACTCTCCTCGGGAGATCTCCCCAGAGACGATAGACGGTTGTACAGTACGCTCGGACCCTTTTCTTTAGTCCCGACCGCCATAGCTACAGCCGCGTCGGCCGGCAAAGATGTCGCAGCGGCCGCAGCACAGAATCTCATCTTGGTCGCCGCAGCCGACCGAAGAAAGAGTTGTCGGACGGAGCACTTCGCCGTAATCATATTTTCCAACTAGCGAGCTCAGATGATTGAAGGCGGCGACGCTGCTAGGGTTTTGTACACTTGGTCGAGGGTTTAGGTCTTCGCGGTCAGATGACTCAGATTAGCAAATTTCACAGAGTGCACTACTATTTTTCTTAATTTCCAAATCGCTGCTAGAACATTACGACTCATAGACGATTTAATATGTTAAATAtattcttaatttattttttttaccaatTAATTGCCAGTCGTAGGGAGCTGGAGAGGAGATCTCTAAATCACTTTTTAAAACATCCACGTCAGTTTTTCTATtactatatttaaaatttagaataaatgactcattttattaaatttagataattatttttcacAATATATTACATCAACTACTCTAAAATTTCCATtatccttaattttttattattttcttctctttcttctattttttattattatatttatggaatgagtggaAGGAAAGATATTGGAAAtattgagtggaaggagagagattaaaaagaaattttattttatttttagggtagatgtttcattctctaaatttagagaatcactattcatcaTATCTAAATTTAGGGGGGAATGAATAGGGCAACTGATGCAAAGATTTATTAGCTATCTTAtccaaaatttaagataaaatttttggATAGGGTAACTAATGTGGATGCTCTTTACGGTCCAAAGAATACTCCTTTCTAATACATTGATGGGGATGCATGATCCCCATCTATTTTATAAATGGGCACCATGTATCCCCACTAATACATGTAAAGAGAGTATTCTCTAAATCATAAAAGCGGTTCAGAGAATCCGACCTAGGGGAGCTGCCGGCCTATACCATCGACTATCACCCACACATCACgggataattttattattttataataatatgaattatatttttcatatgtaattaaagcttatatatataatatataattttttcaccaaacataataatataatattaattatattatattacaaatttaattacattacaaACTGAATTTAGAATATGATTAATtacaaatatattatatatacacaattagaaataaaattactaaaactatgtatataaaataataacggctaaaaaattatataattaaaataaaataaaatttatcaaaaacaaTAATcaaatggtaaaaaaaattatttggcttatatcaaacatatatgaaCTATAATactaaatagaaataataataataataataataatagaaatttaaatatttatttttcataattaatttattCAAGAGTTAATATATCTTGGAAGTGTTTGAGCCAAGAAACCTATAAATACTATAACTTTATATATCATATTTACTTTTTATCGCTAATTTGTAgagaataaaattattattttatctcATTCAATGTatcttttaattttctaaatttttcaatatttaataattttctcTCTAACTTTAAATTTGATATTATATTTGAAGTTATATAtgaatttcttttcctttccatGTAAAAGAGGTAGgtgttagttttgttttttttatggaAGTGTACTTCAAAAACTTTTATTTCCTCCTATTTACTCTTGAAAAACTTGTGTATAGTGCATTTAAAAGCATTAACTTCTATTAAATATATCATTTAAAATCACATATAATACATTAGGATGTGAGAGAATtataatttaaaacaaaattatttaTCATTAAATGAAATGTAGGaaatgatattttaaaaattttatgtaaattatataataaaataaattaaaatttatctaaaaaagaTTATTCACATTATAAGAAAAGATTGTTTGACTTGTACCGCAAGCAACTACACATTGTAGACACTACGACaacaaaataaatttgaaagtatattctttattattaatttgttcaagttaagtcaattttaaatATCATTTCTATTCTTCATCACTAATTCGCAAATTCGCAAAGTAAAAGGAACATGTCATTGTGAGGAAACAAAAATTTCTAATTCAACTAAATTTAAATTGGATCAtaagtgatatatatatatatatatatatatatcatgcagTGAAGTTGTCGTGGCGCTACCACGTCATTCAAGGCAAATACAAGTGAGTCGTTGCGTAAGGAGGGGAAACAAAACGCGCTGCAACCCTAGCTGTCGCGACTCCGCGAGTCTCCTCCTGCCGCCGCAACATTCACCCCCGACCTCTCCCCCTCCTGCCACCGCGAAGTTCACCCCCGACCTCTCCCCCTCTTGTCGTCGCGGGTCCCCTCTTGCCGCGAGCCCTAGCAGAAGCGGGTTCTCTTCTATCGCGATCCCTAGCAGAAGCGCCGAGTCTTGGCCTCTCTTCGGCGACAGGTCCTCTCCCCCTCCTGCCGGCGCGAGTCCCCTCTTGTCGCAAGCCCTACCAGAAGCGCCGAGCACTCCCTCTCTTCGATGACAGGTTCTCTTCTGTCGCGATCCCTAGCAGAAGCGCCGAGCTTGGCCTCTCTTCGGCGACAGGTCCTCTCCCCCTTCTGCCGTCGCGAGTCCCCTCTTGCCACGAGCCTTAACAGAAGCACCGAGCTCTCCCTCTCTTCGGCGACAGGTTCTCTTCTGCCGCAATCCCTAGTAGAAGCGTCGAGCTTGGCCTCTCTTCAGCGACATGTCCTCTCCTCTGAGCCCTAGCAGAAGCAATACAAGGTGACAACTATTATATGAAAACAATTCTCATTTCATCAGAAAATATTTCCATATTGACCAAAATTGTCCCTGATTTTTTTTCGCTTGCTTGCACGCGTTATTTAAATCGAGGATAAATGCATTGGTTTTGGAAGCAAATGCGATTGAAATTGTGAAGTCCAGTACCTTTCGATCTTTTGGAATATGGAATTCTCATCATGTAATGGTTATCTGCCAAAAAGAAATACATCTATAACTTGATTCCAATTCGTGATTCCTTTTATTTCAGGCATGCTCTGAAAAAATTGAATAGGTCCTTGCTTCCATAAAAAAATTTTTATTGCTAATTTCTATATTAGcttaaaacataattttttttctcttaattgCAGGTTGTTGCATTTGTCACTTTCTTCAATCAACAATAGCAACATTGAGGGCCTTAGAGGTGAACTACTAGGTTTCTTCATCATTTATTTTCAACTACTAGGGCCTTAatttatttgtcattttcttcCTCATTTATTTTGACTGTATGTGCTATACATACCTAACACCAATTACCTGTAGTATTTCCTAACATTTTTGAACTACTAAGTTTCTTTACTCGCTGTCAAATGTATTTAAGACTACGGTTagtatatatttaaatttgtatTCTATAATTCAATCATTATGCAGTCTTTGGTCCACTCTTGGAGAGTCTCTAAATTTAAAAGGATGTGATATACAATAATTACCTTTCATAGAGGTTAATGGTGGGATACAATCAATATAGTCAAAGCTAATAGTTGAGTTTTTGGAACTACTGGTTCCATTATTGTTGATTTACCTGGTGTCAATTGCAATTACAATAATGATGATTATAATAGTTGTTACAACTAGTGGTTCCATTATAATCTTTTTTCTGCTCCAATATACATATCTCCTTGTTTATATGAGAATGTACTATGGAAATTGAAACAGTGCTTAACAGTGCTATGGTGTTCTATGGAAACAATACTAGGTGTTTAACTTGAGATTTAAGTAATAGAAACCTAAACAGTGCTACATTTAACTCATAGTTGTTTTCTTGACATTCAATTTCATGTTTAACTTAGATGATGTTCTGTTAGGATTTGATGCATCTATATCAAAATCACTTTTGTTTTCTTCTGTTAATTGGAACAGTTTTTATTTATATCATGTCTATGATTTGATGTTGTATCTATATCAGAATCACTTTAGTTTTATTCTGTTAATTGaaatagtttttatttatttatctattgtcaAATAAAATGTGAGGGCGTCCAGAAATAGAAGAAAATAGAATTGATGATCAGGAATTCATTTCCCAAGTTGCAGATGATCTaaagccaaaaattggaatggaattctcatctctagaggatgcatattcgttctataaccaatatgcacgagaagccgGTTTTAGTTCAAGGAATAGCACGAACAGGAAAAACaaaatgacaaatgaagtgacatggaaacaaattgtatgctttaaagaaggacatacagATCTAATGCAACACAATAAACATCCAAACCCTGATCAACAAATAAGAGAAAGAGCACGTGGCACAGTTAGAACGGGTTGTAAGGcaaatattgcatttgtcaagaaaTAGATGGGACTGGATTGAGTTATCTATAACTTTATAGAAGCTCATAATCATCCGCTCTCGACTCCATCAAAGatgcatttgctacgctcacatcatAGTGTTTCGACAGTAAAAAAAAACattgacaaaataattttcaGAGGTCAATGTACCAACTTATCAACAAATACAtttattagagatagagtatggaggcccTGAATGAGTATATTGTACAGAAACTGATATTAGAAATTTTGAGGGAaatctaagggatgaacaaaagggtattgatgctgaaacactTATCGAGTTTTTTACATTTAAGCAAGAGAAGAATTTAGCTTTTTTCTTTACCTACaagactgattcagataacagatttaGTAGGTGCTTTTGGGTTGATCATATATCGAGAAGGGCAtatagtgtatttggtgatgctattgtatttgatacaacttataacaccaacaaatatggtttgattttggcaccatttgtaggagttaatcatcatcatcagacaattctttttggttgcgggtttcttagtgatgagaaaactgagtcttttgtttggttgcttacaaagtttttagaagtcatgcctaaatgtgcaccaaacattatcatcactgatcaagaTCCTGCAATGGCAAAAGCTATTGCATAAGTTTTGCCTCAAACAGTGCAttgatattgtttgtggcacatattgAATAAATTCCTAGAAaaattagaccctttgacttttcgaaaccattatcacagcataaagaacgtcattgcaaattctacaacacctgataattttgagaagtcatgggaagagactatcaaggaagctaacttagagaaaaatgattggttgtcctTGATATATGAATTACGACACAGATGGGTGCCATCATATTTTAGTCATGCATTTTCTgcaggaatgtcaagtagtcaaagatctgaagggtcacatgcatttttcaagaaatatgtctcaaataagaactcattaatggattttatcacacgttttaatagagcactgagacaccaaagacacaatgagttagttgcggaccatattgatatgaatgagaatCCCAAAGTTAATACAACCTGGCCAATGGAAAGTCAAATGGTTAAgctgta contains:
- the LOC121995583 gene encoding pentatricopeptide repeat-containing protein At4g01990, mitochondrial-like; the protein is MITAKCSVRQLFLRSAAATKMRFCAAAAATSLPADAAVAMAVGTKEKGPSVLYNRLSSLGRSPEESVTMTLDKWVNEGRPVRAAALIRYVKEFRRYRRHAHALEIMEWMENTKHTKMTHDIHAMRLGLIAKVRGIEAAEKYFSDLPEPAKNRHSYGALLGSYCSEKNKNVDKAISLYNEMKNQNIASNTEVHFNLMSLYMRLGQHEKVLTQYQEMKLDNIVPDTITCCILMNCYASLNDIESVERVIKEAEEDKQIKLRWSAYSTLASIYCSAGLITKAESALKKSEKLIDGRDRQPYHFLINLYSRIHNFEEVKRIWNSYKTVFQKPTNISYLTMLRSLDRLDDINGQQDLYEEWESVCMSFDVRLTNVMIGSYLRKNMIQQAQRVWEKASERGAVPDFKTCDMFLDYYLKNNDIDSALMWLETRISRMKRNEWKLSQDQVNTFLKAFEDAKDVKGQERFCQCLRRLGHLDLNACEKLLLTYLAADATDPTLRQRIKDDKIQLNSQTNKLLDMVCGANE